Proteins encoded by one window of Scatophagus argus isolate fScaArg1 chromosome 4, fScaArg1.pri, whole genome shotgun sequence:
- the ch25hl3 gene encoding cholesterol 25-hydroxylase, producing MNVPSTEHGKAYAPLLQGPWDYVRAEMQEILLSPYLPASYAFLTHILLCAPYLALDVLGSVCQRVQLWRVAAASGPPPSPQQWLDCFWRVLCRYLSSVLPATALFQTLRSPTLPELAPSCWQLFVEVFACLLLFDMLFFIWHFSMHRFPWLYRNIHQLHHQHHIPFALAAQDASSAELLSLLLLALSSAWMVGCHPLSEAFFHLVNSWLAVEDHCGYNLPWALHRLLPLLGGAPYHQAHHSLHSGNYAPYFTHWDHFFGTYHA from the exons ATGAATGTACCCTCCACCGAGCATGGAAAGGCATACGCTCCTCTCCTCCAGGGTCCATGGGACTATGTGAGAGCAGAAATGCAGGAGATCCTGCTCTCGCCTTACCTGCCTGCGTCCTACGCCTTCTTGACGCACATCCTCCTCTGCGCACCTTACCTCGCGCTGGACGTGCTGGGCAGCGTCTGTCAGCGGGTCCAGCTGTGGAGGGTCGCTGCCGCCTCGGGTCCGCCGCCGTCTCCCCAGCAGTGGTTGGACTGTTTTTGGAGGGTGCTGTGCAGATATCTGAGCTCCGTCCTCCCCGCCACCGCGCTGTTTCAGACCCTGAGGAGCCCCACGTTACCGGAGCTGGCTCCGTCCTGCTGGCAGCTCTTTGTGGAAGTCTTTGCATGCCTTCTGCTTTTTGACATGCTCTTCTTCATATGGCACTTCTCCATGCACAG GTTTCCTTGGCTGTACCGCAACATCCACCAGCTGCACCATCAGCACCATATACCCTTTGCTCTGGCAGCGCAGGACGCCAGCTCGGCTGAGCTGctgtcgctgctgctgctggctctgaGCAGTGCCTGGATGGTGGGTTGCCACCCTCTGAGTGAAGCCTTTTTCCACCTCGTCAACAGCTGGCTGGCGGTGGAGGACCACTGTGGCTACAACCTGCCCTGGGCTCTGCACAGACTGCTGCCCCTTCTGGGAGGAGCTCCATACCACCAAGCCCACCATAGTCTCCACAGTGGAAACTATGCCCCCTACTTCACCCACTGGGACCACTTCTTTGGCACATACCATGCATGA
- the bmp10 gene encoding bone morphogenetic protein 10 has translation MASVWISHLGITCTSKTLLLLFSFLLLQQPFSGQSSPIISTPQRHRPAPGLGDGHGGVVDPSLLEQDNNISMQNLLENLKEQFLRTFNLSGLGPPSLPAGSTREEPPEYMMELYNRFANDHTAMPTANIIRSFKNEDSSPSVVGIGVRRHSLLFNVSVPHHEHITAAELRLYTLVQTDRHLYAGVDRKVTIYELESHDKDDNVTDEDTVKSDRFREGDERIELVELASRQVYGTDNGWEAFDLTTAVQRWCKSDTGLTHQLEVHIASMVNEDAVQDMAVDNKDRGPPEGDMKIDTNPEEKHKPLLIVFSDDQSSDHRDDKRELNEMIDHETSNMVLQNDLGTGLDELWGKTGRGRDEEAEPDEEDLIQMRSNMIYDTASRIRRNAKGNHCKKQSLYVEFKDIGWDSWILAPSGYDAFECTGICSFPLTKHVTPTKHAIVQTLVNINSPQKAARACCVPTKLDPISLLYLDDTGVVTYKYKFEGMVVAECGCR, from the exons ATGGCGAGCGTTTGGATTTCTCATCTGGGAATCACCTGCACCTCCAAGactttgcttttgctgttttccttcctgctgctccagcagcCTTTCTCTGGACAGAGCAGCCCGATCATCAGCACCCCTCAGAGGCATCGCCCCGCTCCGGGGCTGGGAGACGGGCATGGAGGGGTGGTGGATCCATCATTGCTGGAGCAAGACAACAACATAAGCATGCAGAACCTGCTGGAGAACCTGAAGGAACAGTTCCTGCGGACTTTCAACCTGTCTGGCTTGGGTCCTCCTTCCCTACCTGCTGGAAGCACTCGAGAAGAGCCACCTGAGTACATGATGGAACTCTACAACCGTTTTGCTAATGACCACACTGCCATGCCCACTGCCAACATCATCCGCAGCTTCAAAAATGAAG ATTCATCTCCCAGTGTTGTGGGCATTGGAGTGAGGCGTCATTCACTCCTCTTCAATGTGTCAGTCCCACATCAtgaacacatcacagcagctgAGCTTCGCCTCTACACCCTTGTCCAGACTGACCGCCACCTCTACGCTGGTGTTGACCGCAAAGTGACTATCTATGAACTGGAATCGCATGACAAAGATGACAATGTAACTGACGAGGACACTGTGAAAAGTGACAGATTCAGAGAGGGAGACGAGCGGATAGAGCTGGTGGAGTTGGCTTCACGCCAGGTCTATGGCACCGATAATGGCTGGGAGGCCTTTGACCTCACTACTGCTGTTCAACGCTGGTGCAAATCTGACACTGGCCTTACGCACCAGTTGGAAGTGCACATTGCCAGCATGGTTAATGAAGATGCTGTTCAAGATATGGCAGTGGACAACAAAGACAGGGGTCCTCCCGAAGGGGACATGAAGATTGACACTAAtcctgaggaaaaacacaagccGTTGCTGATTGTTTTTTCTGATGACCAAAGTAGTGATCACCGTGATGATAAGCGCGAGCTGAATGAGATGATTGATCATGAAACATCGAACATGGTTCTCCAGAACGACTTGGGAACGGGCCTGGATGAGCTGTGGGGGAAGACAGGGAGAGGCAGGGATGAAGAGGCTGAGCCAGATGAAGAGGACCTCATCCAAATGCGCTCTAACATGATCTATGACACAGCATCCCGCATTCGTCGCAATGCCAAGGGAAACCACTGCAAGAAACAATCTCTATATGTAGAGTTCAAAGATATAGGATGGGACAGTTGGATTCTCGCCCCCAGTGGTTACGATGCTTTTGAATGCACTGGCATTTGTTCATTCCCGCTGACGAAGCATGTCACTCCCACCAAGCATGCCATTGTCCAGACACTAGTCAACATTAACAGTCCTCAGAAGGCGGCACGAGCTTGCTGCGTGCCCACCAAGCTAGACCCCATCTCCTTGTTGTACCTGGATGATACAGGTGTGGTCACATACAAGTACAAGTTTGAAGGCATGGTGGTGGCTGAGTGTGGTTGCAGATAG